The DNA window atgtgctttgttcttgagtgaAAAACAGGGTTTTTGGAAATATTTATAGCACTCGTGTTGTCACAAAACAATGGAATATTAGAAACATTCAGCTTATAGTCAGCTAATTGAGTTTTTAGCCATAATAATTGAGAACAACAAGAGGAGGCTGCAATATGCTCAGCTTCAGCTGTTGAGAGTGCCACTGTAGCTTGCTTCTTGCTTGACCAAACAATGAGTGATTTCCCAAGAAAGCAACACATGTCACTAGTGCTTCTTCTATCAATTCTATCcccagcaaaatctgcatcacaaaaaccCATTAATTGAAAGGAATCAGTCTTaggaaaccataaaccataatcaGTAGTACCAAGCACATATCGGATGATCCTCTTGACAGCTGAGAGATGGGATTCTTTAGGCTTTGATTGAAACCTTGAGCACACTCCAACACTTTGGATGATATCGGGACTTGAGGAGGTTAGATACATCAAAGAGCCAATCATCCCTCTATAGCGTGTCTCATCAACATCTCTAGCATGTTCATCTTTGTCAAGCTTGATATTTGGATGCATGGGGGTTCCATGGGCTTGGCACATTCCAGCCCAAACTTCTTGACAAGTTcctttgcatatttttcttgatgaatgaatATGCCTTCTGCAGTTTGCTTTATTTGAAAGCTTAGAAAGAAATTGAGCTCTCCCATCATGCTCATGTCAAATTCATTTGTCATAAGCTTAGCCAAATCTGCACACAAATCCTCATTAGCCGAACCAAAGataatatcatcaacataaacttgCACAAGAATAAAATGATCATTATAGttcttaataaataaagtgGTGTCAGTGGCTCCTCtttgaaatttgtttttcaataaaaatagaGCTAAgcctctcataccaagctctaggagcttgtcttaaaccatataAGGCTTTAGCCAGTTTGAAAACATGGTTAGGAAAAGTTTTGTTTTCAAACCCAGGTGGTTGAGCCACATAAACCTCTCTATCTATTATGCCATTGAGGAAAGCACACTTTACATTCATTTGGAATAGCTTGAAGCCACAGTGAGCTGCATAAGCAAGGAGCAATTTGATGGCCTCC is part of the Arachis duranensis cultivar V14167 chromosome 1, aradu.V14167.gnm2.J7QH, whole genome shotgun sequence genome and encodes:
- the LOC127747597 gene encoding secreted RxLR effector protein 161-like, translated to MHPNIKLDKDEHARDVDETRYRGMIGSLMYLTSSSPDIIQSVGVCSRFQSKPKESHLSAVKRIIRYVLGTTDYGLWFPKTDSFQLMGFCDADFAGDRIDRRSTSDMCCFLGKSLIVWSSKKQATVALSTAEAEHIAASSCCSQLLWLKTQLADYKLNVSNIPLFCDNTSAINISKNPVFHSRTKHIEVRFHSIREHVQNGNLNI